The Hymenobacter sp. DG25A nucleotide sequence GGCTGATAAGAAAACGTGAACGGCAGTGGCCCCGCAAAACGGCGGGCCTGCTTCCAGTCAGCAAACGGCGACCCGGCCGGAAGCGTGGGCTCCTCGGGCAGCATGCTTACCTCAATGGACAAATCAGCCTTTTTTGAATGGAATGTCAGACCAGACCCGGTGGCGGTATGCCGGACATCAATGGTACTGTAGCTATAACTCGTGAACAGGTTTCCCAGCCACTGCATCTTCTGTTTATCGGTTTCTGATTTCAGGATATACAGCCCGCGCAGGCGCTTGCCGGCCGGCGTGGTATAGCGTACAAATACCCGGTAGCCAATCAGAAAGAAGCTGTGCCCCAGCCAGGCTGGCAGGCCACGCAGGCGCAGGTCCCGGCTTTGTACCAGCGCCACGGCCACGAAGCCCCAGGCACCATCCAGCGTATCCAGCGTCAGGCACTCGGGAATGAGGTGCTGCAGCTCAGCAGCCGGTACCGCATAGGTAAGCACGGTAGTACGCGTCAGAAGCGCCTCCACGGCGAAAGGGTGGTCTGCAAGCCAGGCTGCCATTCTAGGGTACCGCTTCAGGAGTTGGGGTAAGTACCCACCCGTAGTAATACAGGAGCAGCACAAATAAACCAGCAAAAACAATGTTTAGGTGCTGCCAGAGAAGTAAGTCGGAAGCCAGCAAGAACTCCAGCACATTCATGCTGATGACCAGGGCTATCTGGGCAGCCACATTAAGTTTCAGCCAGCGCCCGCTAAGCACCCAAATACCCATCCCGATTTCCGCGAAGCCAATAAGGCGCGTAAGCGGGGCCGCATACTCCGGCCCCAGAATGCGGGCTACAATGGCCTCGTGCCGGGGCACCAGATACAGCACTTTGCACAGCAGGCCGTTGACGAGCCAGACCGCCGCAATAGCATAGCGAAGAACTGGTTGAAGAGCGGGTAGATGCATCTGCCCCTACCCTACCTCAATTTCTCCCTTCAGATACGTCAGGGCCTGGCCGCTGATCAGGACCCGGTCGCCGTGCAGTTCGCACCATAAGTCGCCGCCGCGGGCAGACACCTGGCGGGCATGCAGGGTGGTTTTGCCGAGTTTTTCGGCCCAGTAGGGAATGAGCTGGGTATGCGCCGAGCCGGTAACCGGGTCTTCATCAATACCCACGCGCGGCCCGAAAAAGCGCGACACAAAATCGACGCTACCGGTGCCGGGCGCGGTGGCCACCACCCCGCGGTATTCCACTTTGCCTAGGTGGTGGAAATTGGGCTTGAGGGCGCGCACCTCGGCTTCGGTGGAGAACACGGCAATCAGGTCGGCGTTGGGGCTGGCCAGAATGTTTAGGGGCGTAGCGCGCAGGCCATCAATCAGGCCATCGGGGTGCACGGGCAGCGGCCGGGGCGGATTGCTGGGGAAATTCAGCGTGAGGCGGTTATGCTCGCCGCGTGTTACATGCAGGGCGCCGCTTTTGCTGTGGAAGATAATTTCCTCGCCCTTGAAGTTCAGGTGATGCAGCAGCACGTGGGCCGAGGCCAGCGTGGCGTGGCCGCAAAGCGCTACCTCTACAGCCGGCGTAAACCACCGGATATCAAACTCATTTCCCTCAGCGCGAGGCACAAAGAAAGCCGTTTCGGCCACGTTGTTTTCGGCGGCAATGGCCTGCATCAGCACATCGGGCAGCCACTGGGTAAGAGGGCACACGCCAGCCGGATTACCGGTGAAAATTTTATCTGCAAAAGCGTCGATTTGATACAGCGGAAGTAGCATAGCTTGCGGAATGATTGTGCTGGCGAAGTAGCTGATAG carries:
- a CDS encoding DUF2071 domain-containing protein, whose product is MAAWLADHPFAVEALLTRTTVLTYAVPAAELQHLIPECLTLDTLDGAWGFVAVALVQSRDLRLRGLPAWLGHSFFLIGYRVFVRYTTPAGKRLRGLYILKSETDKQKMQWLGNLFTSYSYSTIDVRHTATGSGLTFHSKKADLSIEVSMLPEEPTLPAGSPFADWKQARRFAGPLPFTFSYQPHKQQVTIVEGVREDWHPQPVQVNQAQVGFIRQLGMSEIHLASAFTMTDIPYSWKKGRTELWRA
- a CDS encoding DoxX-like family protein, encoding MHLPALQPVLRYAIAAVWLVNGLLCKVLYLVPRHEAIVARILGPEYAAPLTRLIGFAEIGMGIWVLSGRWLKLNVAAQIALVISMNVLEFLLASDLLLWQHLNIVFAGLFVLLLYYYGWVLTPTPEAVP
- a CDS encoding PhzF family phenazine biosynthesis protein, yielding MLLPLYQIDAFADKIFTGNPAGVCPLTQWLPDVLMQAIAAENNVAETAFFVPRAEGNEFDIRWFTPAVEVALCGHATLASAHVLLHHLNFKGEEIIFHSKSGALHVTRGEHNRLTLNFPSNPPRPLPVHPDGLIDGLRATPLNILASPNADLIAVFSTEAEVRALKPNFHHLGKVEYRGVVATAPGTGSVDFVSRFFGPRVGIDEDPVTGSAHTQLIPYWAEKLGKTTLHARQVSARGGDLWCELHGDRVLISGQALTYLKGEIEVG